A window of Tautonia plasticadhaerens contains these coding sequences:
- a CDS encoding tyrosine-type recombinase/integrase, producing MPIRSDRTPSYRLHKPTGQAVVTLSGRDFYLGRHGTPESRAEYDRIIAEWLSLGRRLPGPNDDGQADLTVNEMLVAYLRHADAYYTKHGQPTKEPANIRIAVRALRQLYGNTLARDFGPRSLKALRQSFVGSGLCRNGVNKRTDQIKRAFKWAVSEELIPSSVAEALRTVEGLRRGRADVRESEPVRPVPDAFVDAVHPFVSRQVWAMIELQRLTGMRPGEVVSMRTIDIDTTGRIWIYSPESHKTEHHGRRRVIHLGPQAQATLRPWLRTELEAPLFSPAEADVERRAAMRAARKTPVQPSQRNRTKSRPEKRPGDTYTVVSYRRAITYGIARANRDLARRAGREIPAWHPNQLRHNAATRLRKEFGLDAARAVLGHSSPVVTEVYAELDSKKAAEVMGLIG from the coding sequence GTGCCCATCCGCTCGGATCGGACCCCGTCCTATCGCCTCCACAAGCCGACCGGCCAGGCCGTCGTCACCCTCAGCGGCCGGGATTTCTACCTCGGCCGTCACGGCACCCCCGAGAGCCGGGCCGAGTATGATCGGATCATCGCGGAGTGGCTCTCCCTCGGGAGGCGGCTCCCAGGGCCCAATGACGATGGCCAGGCCGATTTGACGGTCAACGAGATGCTCGTGGCCTATCTCCGGCACGCCGATGCCTATTACACGAAGCACGGCCAGCCGACCAAGGAACCGGCCAACATCCGGATTGCGGTCCGGGCCCTCCGCCAGCTCTACGGGAACACCTTGGCCCGCGATTTCGGACCCCGGTCGCTCAAGGCGCTCCGCCAATCGTTCGTCGGGTCGGGCCTCTGCCGGAACGGCGTGAACAAGCGGACCGATCAGATCAAACGAGCCTTCAAGTGGGCCGTCTCCGAGGAACTCATCCCGTCCTCGGTCGCCGAGGCGCTCCGGACGGTCGAGGGCCTCCGTCGAGGCCGAGCCGATGTCCGGGAATCGGAACCGGTCCGGCCCGTGCCCGATGCCTTCGTTGACGCCGTCCATCCTTTCGTCAGCCGCCAGGTCTGGGCGATGATCGAATTGCAACGGCTCACCGGCATGAGGCCGGGCGAGGTCGTCTCGATGCGCACGATCGACATCGACACGACCGGCCGGATCTGGATCTATAGCCCTGAGAGCCACAAGACCGAGCATCACGGCCGGCGTCGAGTGATCCACCTCGGTCCCCAAGCCCAAGCCACGCTCCGGCCCTGGCTCCGGACCGAGTTGGAGGCCCCGTTGTTCTCTCCGGCGGAGGCGGACGTCGAGCGACGAGCCGCGATGAGGGCCGCTCGCAAAACTCCGGTTCAACCCTCTCAGCGGAATCGGACCAAGTCCAGGCCGGAGAAGCGACCCGGCGACACCTATACTGTCGTCAGCTATCGTCGGGCGATCACATACGGGATTGCTCGGGCAAACAGAGACCTCGCACGGCGGGCGGGCCGGGAGATCCCCGCCTGGCACCCGAACCAGTTGCGCCACAACGCGGCCACCCGGCTCCGCAAGGAGTTCGGCCTGGACGCGGCCCGCGCCGTCCTCGGCCATTCGAGCCCGGTGGTGACCGAGGTCTATGCGGAACTCGATTCCAAGAAGGCGGCGGAGGTCATGGGGCTCATCGGATGA
- the pyrF gene encoding orotidine-5'-phosphate decarboxylase, which yields MDNAADRLIARIRSVGNAVVVGIDPRPSQFPAEIRGRFPETRAGVAESMRAFSEAILDVVAGLVPAVKFQSAFFEEFGPEGVAALHQAAAGARRRGLFVIIDGKRNDIGSTAEAYARGYLGRPPVSEGEGPSWDADALTINPYLGGDGIAPFASVASERGKGLFVLVRTSNPSAGDFQDLVADGKPIYRHVADRLVEWAGPLRGESGYSALGAVVGATYPEQLAELRAAMPGILFLIPGYGAQGGRATDIAAGCDAQGLGAVVNCSRGIIFAFERPDLRARFGDDWRAAVSFAVREMVDDLAANTPMGRLQA from the coding sequence GTGGACAACGCCGCCGACCGACTCATCGCCAGAATCCGATCCGTGGGCAACGCCGTCGTGGTGGGGATCGACCCCCGGCCCTCCCAATTCCCGGCCGAGATCCGGGGCCGATTCCCCGAGACCAGGGCCGGGGTCGCCGAGTCGATGCGGGCCTTCAGCGAGGCGATCCTCGACGTGGTGGCCGGCCTGGTGCCGGCGGTGAAGTTCCAGTCGGCGTTCTTCGAGGAATTCGGGCCCGAGGGGGTGGCCGCCTTGCACCAGGCCGCGGCAGGCGCGAGGCGTCGGGGGCTGTTCGTCATCATCGACGGCAAGCGGAACGACATCGGCTCGACGGCCGAGGCCTACGCCCGGGGTTACCTGGGCCGGCCCCCCGTCTCGGAGGGGGAGGGGCCGAGCTGGGATGCCGACGCGCTGACGATCAATCCCTACCTCGGGGGAGACGGCATCGCCCCGTTCGCCTCGGTGGCGTCGGAGCGGGGCAAGGGGCTGTTCGTCCTGGTCCGGACGAGCAACCCCTCGGCCGGCGACTTCCAGGACCTGGTGGCCGACGGGAAGCCGATCTACCGGCACGTCGCCGATCGGCTGGTCGAGTGGGCCGGGCCGCTGCGGGGGGAGTCGGGCTACAGCGCACTCGGGGCGGTGGTCGGGGCCACCTACCCGGAACAACTGGCCGAGCTGAGGGCCGCGATGCCGGGCATCCTCTTCCTGATCCCCGGCTACGGTGCCCAGGGGGGGAGGGCGACCGACATCGCCGCCGGCTGCGACGCGCAGGGGCTGGGGGCCGTCGTCAACTGCTCCCGGGGGATCATCTTCGCCTTCGAGCGGCCCGACCTCCGGGCGAGGTTCGGCGACGACTGGCGGGCGGCCGTGTCATTCGCCGTCCGGGAGATGGTCGACGACCTGGCGGCGAACACCCCGATGGGGAGGTTGCAGGCGTGA